The sequence AGAGATGCCTTTGACCTGTGAGGGAGATTTCCTATGTGACTGGGCACAGTCTCTGAGTTTGGACcagttttctgttattttctataCCCTAGGCTGAAGGGGAAAGCTGATGCACTAAGTCACGTGCGCAGAGCCAGAGGCTCTTCAGGCAGCACTGCCACCTAGCCTTCCAACACAGCCCGCCAGGATTTAGGGGAGCTGTGGTTTGCTTTACAGCTTCTTGTATCAGGCGTGAGCAGCAGTGCTTGTAGCAGCCACCCCCAGTGCCAGGGGAAATGCACCCTCTGGGTATTTGACACTTCCAGCACGGAAGCGTTTTCGTATAGCTAGGTATGTGTATGTGCATACAGATCTATAAATGGCTTTCAGGTTATTGTTAACCCCATATTTCCTGGAGCTCCAGGGTTTGTGAGCCTGCTTGGGATTGTTGATTGCTGTCTCCTTTTGGTACTTCAGGTAACATTTCAGCTTGGGGTTAAACACAGACTTGGGGCAGAGCTGGCCTCAAGGCCCTGTCTGCCCTGAAATAATGATGACAGAGGTAGGACTTCAGTCACTCAGCATCACTGTATCCTGCTGGAGATCACGAGCCAGCCTCTAATGCCTCATGGAAAAGCCATGAGCCCTCCTGGTGTGCTAGAGCAGGGTGTGGGGTCTCCAGCCTGGGCAGGGGCACGCAGCCCTAGTGGTGCACACTGAATGTCCTATGCAGTGATCCACAAGCAACAGAGAAAGGCCGTGCAAAGGAATTTTTCCAGCTAGGAATTGATTTATTTCCAAGTATGTACAGATCGCACAGCTCACCCCAGCAGtcctccaggagcagcccccagagGTGTTtggagcaggacagcagcagcagcatgtccGAGTGTGGAGTCTGGCTGGGGTGGGTCAGGGAGAGGGGCAGTGGCTGgcaggggctctgggggctgcacAGGCTGGCTTCTGGTCACCTGCAAACCTGGCACCTTCTGGGATCACCATGTCTCTGCTGCACACCCAGAGGCATCACCAGGCACCTCTGTTTCAGGAGCTGCCTGCCCAAAAGGTGACCTGCTAGGGGAGAACCCTCTccggagctgggacagggggaAGACGTGTCCCAAGGTCACCCAGCTTGTCACCGATGGCAAGAGCAGGAAACCCAAAAAGTCCAGCCTAAACTCGTGAGAGGCAGAACTTTGTCAGGAGGCCTCCCAGCAGCACCTGGATGCGTGTGCTGGAGGTGGCCTGTCCTCATGCAGTGCTGGTCCTCTTCCACGCGCCCTCCCgctcctccttcctttctcccaagGGCTCTTTATTTCCCAAGGCCTTTCTAGATGGTTCTACTCCTACACCTTGGGATTTCTGTCTCTTCCAAGAGGCTTTGATGTGGGACAGCACTACCAAACACTTTGGGCATGCCCAGCCAAAATCATCTTGCTCCTGAGGGCATGGCAAGGCGCACCGCTGCAcaaggagcagcccctgctctgaaATGCCCTGCTCCAAAGCACCCCCGACTGATCTGAGCGAGGGAACAGCAAAGCTCTCATCTCTCCAggactgcagcaggagctgtatTTGGCATGGTGAGAAGGGGGGCAGCTGTTTCACctggctctcccagcctctccctAGCAGACCTCGATGGAGAAGAGCTGGCACTGGGAGCAATgtcccggggctgggctggggcgcCGTGACATTTGCCTACAGCAACCCAGGGTGAGAAGAGAGCCGAGCTGCTGGGCGGTCAGGATGTGCCTGGTGTGGGGCAGGCTCCGGGCACAGCACCGCGGCCCCAGCATCACGGAGATCACAGGAGGGGTTTGCTGCCCAGGCGGTGGGAGGTGAGTTATCCCTGTGCGTGGGAAAAGGGCCTGGCGTGTGGGGtgtcccctcctccctcctgttTCCATTTCACCCATTCACATAGCCTCCAAGCTCTGCTGAAGGGGCCCCCAGCCATGTGTTCCCCAGCTTTTTAATGCTGGTGAGCATTGACCTTCATGCACTGCTGATCCCAAGCCCCAcgtcccagcagctgccagcccctgggggCCCTGCTGAGAGCTGCGGGGCTCTCCTTGCCCCTACTCTCCCCCGCCGAGCCTGGCGTCCCCCCTGTGCAGGCACAAGCGGCCAAAGGGACGCCCTCTGCCCCACCAGGCCACCTCCTCGCAGCCAGGGGCCCTCACACCTCCACGATGCAGTCAGGTGCGTTTGTCCGGATGGCGTCAGAGATCATCTTGGCTCCCGACTGCCCAATGCGGTTCCCTTGCAGGCtgagagaggggaggaagaggagttcAGGCTTGGACACTGGGTGCTTTTGAGAGAAGCTCCCCAGCTTTGCACCAGCCTCCAGCATCGCTTGCAACCTCGCCACGCCAGCCCAGACCTCATGCGAGGACCTGGTCGCAGAGGACTGTGGCTTTGAGAGCCCCAAGGCAGCCAGGTGAGCAGCTGCAGAACACCCCTGGGGAGCTGGAAGGGCTGATCCAGCTGCACCTTGTGGTATTTTGGGGAGCATTTGACTTTTAGGATGGTCCTTTGCCCTGAAGGCATCCCCGGAGAGGAGCTGCGGGGTCTGGAGTGGTGTAGGGATGTTGGCTGCCACTTGGGAGGAGATCGGGATGccctggcccccagcccctgcagggcagctggggaTGGGCAGTGCCAGCAGTGGGGAAGGTCTCCCCCACCCCTGCCTTAGGTTCAGCAGCCACTTACTTGACGTAGGTGAGGCCGTGGTTCCCCTTCAGAGCGGTGGCAATGCAGATGGCTCCGTCCATGCCCAGGGAGTTCTCCTGCAGGCTGCGGGAGGCGGCAGGGTCAGAGCACCGACCTCCAGCAAGGTCTGGGGGCGTTCTTCCTGGGGTGCAGGGTACTCACTTGAGCCTGCGGAGGCTCCGGTTCACCTTCAGCGCGTTGGCCATCGCTTTGGCTCCTGCCACGCCGATGGAGTTTCCTCTCAAGCTGCAAAGGAAGGCAGGCCATGGGGAAGGACAGCCCGGGGTGACCCGTGGGCCCCGTGCTCTATATGGGcgagaggaggaggtgggagagggagCCCCACATCAGCGAGCCAAGGGACAGGTAAGTCTGCTAGGGCGTGATGTAGGGGATGCAAGAGGTGATGAGACAAAGACCGGAGCCTCAGACACCCCCAGGGAGCGGTGTCACCGTGCTGGGGACTCGCTGGCCCCACCGAGCACTTACTCCAGGATCTGCAGACTCTTGTTGACCATCAAGGCCTCCGCTAGGGCTTGGGCCCCGGCCGCACCGACTGAAGCCACCTGAAGGCTGCAAGAGAACAAGAGCCCTTCAGTGCACGTCCTGAGGTGGCCGTGGTGCACTAATTAGACGAGGTAATCAGACCAGCTGCAACGCCGGGGCCCTGCCACAGCCTGGGCACTCACTGGAGATCTGCCAGGGTGGTGTTGACCTTCAGCGCAGCGGACAGGGCGGCCATCCCCTCGTCTCCGATGGCGTTCTCCTGCAAGCTAAGACAGGGAAATCCGGCgtctgccccagccccagcacccaggagcAGGGAAACGGGCATCGAGCACAGGGCACGGTGTGCCAAAGTGCCCTGGGGGTCCGTGCCCAGGACCTGCCCGCCTGTATCCACACTTACTCGAGGCTGGCCAGGCTGCTGTTGGACTTGAGTGCTTGTGCCAGCGCCGTGGCCGCGTTTGCCTGAATGAAGTTCCACTGCAAGCTGCAAAAAAAGGGGAGCTGAAGGCTGGGCTTTGGGGTGCCCCGGTTCCTCCGGGCTCAGCACCCATCCGCTCACCACCTCCAACACGgtggaggctcaggggtgacccCGTTCACCCAGTGCAAGGCCCCCACGGGTCCATGCAGGATGGCAAGCTCCACGTCTCGTGGAAGGGCAACTCAAGGAAGCCACTTGCCCACCAGCTCCGAGGGAAACTCACTGGAGGGAGGTGAGCGCCCTGTTCTCCTTCATCGCCAGAGCGATGGCCTTGCCGCCTTCGTCGTACAGCAGGTTGGCTGCTAAGCTATGGGTAGAGGACAGAGGAGACACGAGTCACACGTGGTTTGGGACATCTCCAGCGACACCACGCAGCAGTGTGGGTGCCCTCCTGGCCCCGTGGGACTTACTCCAGCCTCCTGAGGGTGCTGTTGGTCCGCAGGGCGCGGGCGATGGCAGGGCCCCCCTCCTTGCTGATGGAGTTCTCCCGTAGGCTGGGGAAAGACAGAGGCTGGGGGGAGAGCACCAAGGCAGGGCATCggctgcccccccagcccctctgccccccgcTCTGGGGCTGTAACCATCCGTGGCACCAGCAGCTCCGCTCCCTGCATGGCTGTCTGCAGCGACACAAGCTCAGCAAGAGATGTCCTCGGAGAAGGGAAGCCTAAAGTCTGACCTCGTGGTGTGGGGCTGTGCCCAGACTGCCCCACTGAAAACAGGGATCACGGATCACAGTGTGGCTGAGGTTGGAGGGGATCCCTGGGCCTATCTCCTCCACCCCGTGCTCCAGCAAGCTGCCCAGCCCCATGTCTGGGTGGCTTTTGGAGagctccaaggaggagactccacaacccctctgggcaacctgtgccagggctccatcACCGGTAAAGCAGCGCTTCCTGGGGTTCAGACAGAGCTCCTGTGATTTCTGTGGGGTGGCATTAGATGGAACAGAGCTGCTGTCATGagtgccctgctgccacccctccCTGCAGCGGCTAGTTTTCGCAGCACGTCCCTGCCAGTTTATCGGGGTTTTTCTCAGCCTGTTTCCGTGCTGCGATGGCTTTGTTGTGAGAGACAGCTGGGTGGTATATGAGCTGATACCACCTCATGGGGAGAAAGTTAACGACTCCCAACCCTCAGCCTTTTTAGGGACCGAGGCTGCTTTCAGCATCCGGAGCAGTCGTGGAAGCAGCCGGGCACGAGCCCAGCCTGCCGAGGAGCTCCCGTGTCCCCTCTGTCCCGAGAGCTGTGCCCCAGGGTGGCATCATTGGGAcaggggggcagaggggctgccaCTTACTTGAGGTTGACAAGTCCCTTGTTGGAGCAGAGAGCCACTGTCAGAGCCGCGACCCCGGCGCTGCTGATGGAATTGCTCTGGAGACTGACACAAAGAGGGGGGCGTTAGGACGGGCCACTCTTGGCACCTCTGGGTGGGCTGCGGGGTTGCATCAGGGGTTAAAAGCGCCTCTTACACCAAGGAAGAGGTCACCAAGGGGAGCCGAGGCCAAAGGAGCAAAGGTGGAAGAAGCAGAGGGCGCCCAGCAAGGGGCTTTGTGGCAGCAGGGGGGGGGTggcagccaggggctgctgcgTGTTGGGGACTTACTCGAGGCTTTGCAGGCTGTGGTTGACCTTCAGAGCTTCAGCCAAGGCGACCGAGCCGTTGTCTCCAACGGAGTTGCTGGAGAGCCTAAGACAGGAGGCCGAGGGAGCGTTACCAGCAGCCGTGTCACAGCCAGAGCCCCTGCTGGCAGTGTGGGgtctgcagccccctgccctccagCGGGACCTGAGCAGCTTTGTTGGCCTCCCCTTGCTGGGGTTATGCTTAAACCTGCTGCCAAGGATTCACCTGACCCAGCAGGAGTGCCACCACagggtccccatgtcccctgctGTACCTTTGGGTCCCGGGAACACCCTCGGGGTCCGACCACAAGCATGAATTTGCTGCGGTCTAATTTCCAGCCCACATGCACCCGTGTTGCTGTACCAAAACTGCTTTTTAGCTGAAACCTCTTTTAATGTACCTACAGGGCCTGGAGCCCCACCGTTCTGGAGGGCAGCCTGGCCCCTTGGTTCGCTCCGTGGCTCCCTGCTTccccagaggaaagcagagcatCTCAGAGGTAAGCAGAGCACCTCAGCACCAGGTCTATCCAAAAGCCATTCTGGCACGCTTCCCACCCTCACCCACAACATTCCCCTTGGACAAAGCCTGCCCTGACTGAGTAGCACGGCCCAGACCCCTGCCCTCAGCTCCCAGGGACACGTGGCATTGGCACTGCCATCCCTCGGCCTCGTGCTGCCCCTGTCAGCTCTCACATGAGTTCCTTGAGGCTGCAGTTCCTCTTCAGTGCTTCTGCGATTTTCTTCGCGCCCTGGGCTCCGATGGAGTttttctgcaggctgcaaaGGAGAGGAAGTCACCCTGATTATCAGCCAGCCTCAGGCACctctctgctggcagcacctgCACCCCCTTCCTCCCCTATAGACTGTTCTCAGCTCTGGCAGTGCTCTTCCACCCCACATGCACCCTGAGAACGCATCAGACTGGGAAAAAAACTGGGTTGTGACAACCTCTAGAGGTCTAGAAGGTCTTTGCTGATAGGGGTGGTGTGGGGGCAATAAACTAGGAAAATCAGCACAATGGGAAAGCCCCGGCTCTGCTGCTTGGCCCCCGTGACCAGCCAGACACCGGGATGGAGCTGAGCCGGAGCCCGTGTGGGGtctgctggtggctgggaggagcaggggggcacCGGGTCCTGGTCACTCACTGCAGGGTCGTCAGCTTGTGGTTGGTGAGCAGCGCCTCGGCCAGGAAGGTGGCACCGTCCTCCTTGATCACGttgtgctgcaggctgcaagGAGAGGAGCAAGCTGTGAGCACCAGGGCGGGTGGCACCTGCTTCATCTCAGcacccccagacatcaaacaccCGTCCGGGGCTGCCACCAgtgcagggcgagcaggaacCCCCCTGATACAGCACTAAGGGGTTCCCAGCTTCGCTGCCCACAGCAgtctgctttgctgttgtgCAGTCCTGCATCCCAACGGAGATTTAGGGCCCCTCTGGCTGATGGGGATTTAGGGCCCCTATTATTTCTGTGCCCCCTGCAGTCAGGCTTGCTGCCCGGCACAGCTGAACCAGGGTGTGCCCAGGGACTCCCCAGGGAAACCACGAcgtgcagccctgcaggcagctcgtCCCATGCCTCTgctcctgggggtgctgcagaAATTGAGACTTACTTCAGGGAGAGCAGGACTtggttttttttcagtgcatcaGCCAGCGCTTTCGCTCCCGAGGGGCCGATGGAGTTGCTCCGCAGGCTGGGGCGAGGCAGGGGAGAGGTGAGCAGAAAGGACAGGGTTAGCAAGGCACAAGAAGGGACTGTGGCAGTTCACCAACACGTGCCCAGCTcagctgagtgctgctgtgggATGCCAGGGTCGGGCACGAGGCTGTCCCCAGCTCCGTCGGGGAGCCAGGAGGGGTTTGGCTGCACAGGGACAGCGCGGAGCGAGCTGGGAGGGGGCAACACTTACTCCAGCACCATCAGGCTCCTGTTGACCATCAGTGACCTGGCCAGTGCTTTGGCACCCTTGTTGCTGATCTGATTTTCTGCCAAGCTGCCCAGAAAAAGAGAGCGGGTGTCTgtcaggggaaggaggaggctcTCACAGCCCCGGTGCAGCTGCGAGCGCTGCTGGGTACGGTGCAGCAGAGGAGAGCGATGGGGAGCGTTTGTTTGGTGgatggcacagccctgcctcgCTGTGCAAATGCTTCGGGGTGGCACTGCAGGGACGGGGTGGAAGGGGAGTTTCTAGATTTAATTCATGCAGTGAAACGCAGAACTCACAGTGAAGGGATCTCTGTGTGCAGCCACAaacaaggaagggaagggagatggGAAAGAGGGGACCCATCTTCTCGAGGCCACGCATCTCCATGCACCAGCTGCTCTAACCCATGCTTTGTGCCCAGCAAACACCCAGGGCCTCGGGAGGTGGGTTACCAAGACAAGccagctgcagcttgctgcCCAAATTCCAGGTTTAAGAACAGCAAGGAGGTGAGGTAGGAGCCCAGCTAAAAATAACTGAGGGGGGTGGCACTGATCGGGGTTTTGGATGAATCACGGcctgcacagggctgctgctggcagcttgtCCCGGGGAGCCTGGGCTCCTGGAGCAAGGGTAAGGTGCAGGAGCCCCCCACGTGGGGCTGTCCTTGTCACCTGGCACCCTGGGGAGGCAGTGGGACAGCCACCCCTGGAGGCCCCTCGCTCTGGTTCTTCCCAGGAAGAGCTCATCTGGGCTAGGTCCTACCTGAGCTTCTGGATCTGGCAGTCCTTCACGCTCAGCAcgctgcccagcagctccatcacgTTGTCCTTAAACTGGTTATTGTCCAGCCTggaggaaacagaaggaaagagcaAAAGCCGAGGTATTCTGGAGAACAAAGAGTGAGGAAAAGACTACCCACAGCTGTGTAGGAACACAGCTGTGTAGGAACACAGCTGTCCCATGACGTCTGCGCTTCACGAGCGGAAAAACTCAAGCCCAGAAGCAGAGGTGGCTTCCCTGAGACTGCAGAGCTTCACCCATGCCATCCCCAGGAGAAAGGACAGCTTTGTGCTGAGGGACAGCGCTGGTGGGCCTGCATCTCCTGTAGACCCCTGGGGTTTTGAGTCACGGGAGCAGTCTGGTGTCCCTGCTCGCTAATCCCAGTGCGGCCCCACTGCGCCTTACCTGAGGTTGTGGCAgaagaggagctgggggagcaggctCTTACAGACGTTGTAAGTCAGGCAGTTGGAGAGGTTGGTCTCCTCCACGCACACGTCGGAGACCTGCAGGAGATAGGCCAGGACGGAGCAGTTCACTGGCGTGAGCATCCCAGCCAAGCTCTCGTTCTTCATCGCCTCCTCCACAGACTTGGCGATCTCCATGTGCTGGATCTCCTGCAGGCAGTGCACGGTGTTCACCGTCCGCGAGGAGATAACGTAGTCCGTGTTCAGGCAGCCCTGGAGGAAGCTGATGGCTTGGCTCCTGAAGCTGTTGTGCTCGTCCTTGGCCAGGAGCCACCCGGAGAGCAGCTTGTTCACCTGGGGGGAGAGCAGCCCCGAGAGGAAGCGCACGAAGATATCGAGCTGCCCGTCCTCGGCCTGCAGAGACCTCTGCACGGCGCTCTTGAAGTGGTTGAGGAAACCCAGCTTGGGCCAGGACATCCCGTTCTCCGTGAAGAGGTCGAAAATTGCCCGCTTCGCAGCGGTGTAATAATAAATAGCTGCTAAGAACTCCTGTATGGTTAGGTGGGAAAAATAATAGGCTGTGGAGGACtgcacctcctccttgagtAAGAGTCTGCTGCacaagctgctctgcagcaaggaGAGGTCTATGCCGTACGTCTTCATGTCCTGCTCGTAAAACACGTACTTCCTTTTGAGCAGCC comes from Anas acuta chromosome 15, bAnaAcu1.1, whole genome shotgun sequence and encodes:
- the NLRC3 gene encoding NLR family CARD domain-containing protein 3 isoform X2, producing the protein MGRWWAQAESRAAANTALLAPGSPMPREASDGRGLDQSLPEAAGEVHLTTVPGGDHLPPAEAGPPHGGGGRPGAGGELPARAEPMVQKHLESLQSRYGNSLETGPVPRLMNLLLVEGLTDIQQKEHDILQIETTKGLRNVSKSIPLEKLFLPLSKVSIPPRISVTVGVAGIGKSTLVKLFVSSWTKGEITRDIMLGLPLTFRELNTYEKLSAERLIRLALPHATEPSCISAGAARVLLILDGLDEFKTPLDFSNTVVCTDPKKEIQVDNLITNIIRGNLLQEASVWVTSRPTAASQIPGGLVDRMTEIRGFGAAEMKEFLDQMFRDNRDLSSQVLHHIKANRSLHIMCTVPGFCRISGSSIGYYLKTSTDQSQEMTAVPKTLSEIYSYYFKMALSSDWPEKQRETLRIEQAVNNSKKILGSLGRLAFYGLLKRKYVFYEQDMKTYGIDLSLLQSSLCSRLLLKEEVQSSTAYYFSHLTIQEFLAAIYYYTAAKRAIFDLFTENGMSWPKLGFLNHFKSAVQRSLQAEDGQLDIFVRFLSGLLSPQVNKLLSGWLLAKDEHNSFRSQAISFLQGCLNTDYVISSRTVNTVHCLQEIQHMEIAKSVEEAMKNESLAGMLTPVNCSVLAYLLQVSDVCVEETNLSNCLTYNVCKSLLPQLLFCHNLRLDNNQFKDNVMELLGSVLSVKDCQIQKLSLAENQISNKGAKALARSLMVNRSLMVLDLRSNSIGPSGAKALADALKKNQVLLSLNLQHNVIKEDGATFLAEALLTNHKLTTLHLQKNSIGAQGAKKIAEALKRNCSLKELMLSSNSVGDNGSVALAEALKVNHSLQSLDLQSNSISSAGVAALTVALCSNKGLVNLNLRENSISKEGGPAIARALRTNSTLRRLDLAANLLYDEGGKAIALAMKENRALTSLHLQWNFIQANAATALAQALKSNSSLASLDLQENAIGDEGMAALSAALKVNTTLADLHLQVASVGAAGAQALAEALMVNKSLQILDLRGNSIGVAGAKAMANALKVNRSLRRLNLQENSLGMDGAICIATALKGNHGLTYVNLQGNRIGQSGAKMISDAIRTNAPDCIVEV
- the NLRC3 gene encoding NLR family CARD domain-containing protein 3 isoform X3, which translates into the protein MLPPGLGASSLLPCSHRDVEKATRGREPMVQKHLESLQSRYGNSLETGPVPRLMNLLLVEGLTDIQQKEHDILQIETTKGLRNVSKSIPLEKLFLPLSKVSIPPRISVTVGVAGIGKSTLVKLFVSSWTKGEITRDIMLGLPLTFRELNTYEKLSAERLIRLALPHATEPSCISAGAARVLLILDGLDEFKTPLDFSNTVVCTDPKKEIQVDNLITNIIRGNLLQEASVWVTSRPTAASQIPGGLVDRMTEIRGFGAAEMKEFLDQMFRDNRDLSSQVLHHIKANRSLHIMCTVPGFCRISGSSIGYYLKTSTDQSQEMTAVPKTLSEIYSYYFKMALSSDWPEKQRETLRIEQAVNNSKKILGSLGRLAFYGLLKRKYVFYEQDMKTYGIDLSLLQSSLCSRLLLKEEVQSSTAYYFSHLTIQEFLAAIYYYTAAKRAIFDLFTENGMSWPKLGFLNHFKSAVQRSLQAEDGQLDIFVRFLSGLLSPQVNKLLSGWLLAKDEHNSFRSQAISFLQGCLNTDYVISSRTVNTVHCLQEIQHMEIAKSVEEAMKNESLAGMLTPVNCSVLAYLLQVSDVCVEETNLSNCLTYNVCKSLLPQLLFCHNLRLDNNQFKDNVMELLGSVLSVKDCQIQKLSLAENQISNKGAKALARSLMVNRSLMVLDLRSNSIGPSGAKALADALKKNQVLLSLNLQHNVIKEDGATFLAEALLTNHKLTTLHLQKNSIGAQGAKKIAEALKRNCSLKELMLSSNSVGDNGSVALAEALKVNHSLQSLDLQSNSISSAGVAALTVALCSNKGLVNLNLRENSISKEGGPAIARALRTNSTLRRLDLAANLLYDEGGKAIALAMKENRALTSLHLQWNFIQANAATALAQALKSNSSLASLDLQENAIGDEGMAALSAALKVNTTLADLHLQVASVGAAGAQALAEALMVNKSLQILDLRGNSIGVAGAKAMANALKVNRSLRRLNLQENSLGMDGAICIATALKGNHGLTYVNLQGNRIGQSGAKMISDAIRTNAPDCIVEV
- the NLRC3 gene encoding NLR family CARD domain-containing protein 3 isoform X4: MEEPMVQKHLESLQSRYGNSLETGPVPRLMNLLLVEGLTDIQQKEHDILQIETTKGLRNVSKSIPLEKLFLPLSKVSIPPRISVTVGVAGIGKSTLVKLFVSSWTKGEITRDIMLGLPLTFRELNTYEKLSAERLIRLALPHATEPSCISAGAARVLLILDGLDEFKTPLDFSNTVVCTDPKKEIQVDNLITNIIRGNLLQEASVWVTSRPTAASQIPGGLVDRMTEIRGFGAAEMKEFLDQMFRDNRDLSSQVLHHIKANRSLHIMCTVPGFCRISGSSIGYYLKTSTDQSQEMTAVPKTLSEIYSYYFKMALSSDWPEKQRETLRIEQAVNNSKKILGSLGRLAFYGLLKRKYVFYEQDMKTYGIDLSLLQSSLCSRLLLKEEVQSSTAYYFSHLTIQEFLAAIYYYTAAKRAIFDLFTENGMSWPKLGFLNHFKSAVQRSLQAEDGQLDIFVRFLSGLLSPQVNKLLSGWLLAKDEHNSFRSQAISFLQGCLNTDYVISSRTVNTVHCLQEIQHMEIAKSVEEAMKNESLAGMLTPVNCSVLAYLLQVSDVCVEETNLSNCLTYNVCKSLLPQLLFCHNLRLDNNQFKDNVMELLGSVLSVKDCQIQKLSLAENQISNKGAKALARSLMVNRSLMVLDLRSNSIGPSGAKALADALKKNQVLLSLNLQHNVIKEDGATFLAEALLTNHKLTTLHLQKNSIGAQGAKKIAEALKRNCSLKELMLSSNSVGDNGSVALAEALKVNHSLQSLDLQSNSISSAGVAALTVALCSNKGLVNLNLRENSISKEGGPAIARALRTNSTLRRLDLAANLLYDEGGKAIALAMKENRALTSLHLQWNFIQANAATALAQALKSNSSLASLDLQENAIGDEGMAALSAALKVNTTLADLHLQVASVGAAGAQALAEALMVNKSLQILDLRGNSIGVAGAKAMANALKVNRSLRRLNLQENSLGMDGAICIATALKGNHGLTYVNLQGNRIGQSGAKMISDAIRTNAPDCIVEV
- the NLRC3 gene encoding NLR family CARD domain-containing protein 3 isoform X1, with the translated sequence MEEAWISRYQKQLVRSISPQFLEEIICHLRRLDLLTAEEAGRAQEASSLPEQVRAVVDVLAGKGSYASQCLQTFIETTNSQLYLHITVYEPMVQKHLESLQSRYGNSLETGPVPRLMNLLLVEGLTDIQQKEHDILQIETTKGLRNVSKSIPLEKLFLPLSKVSIPPRISVTVGVAGIGKSTLVKLFVSSWTKGEITRDIMLGLPLTFRELNTYEKLSAERLIRLALPHATEPSCISAGAARVLLILDGLDEFKTPLDFSNTVVCTDPKKEIQVDNLITNIIRGNLLQEASVWVTSRPTAASQIPGGLVDRMTEIRGFGAAEMKEFLDQMFRDNRDLSSQVLHHIKANRSLHIMCTVPGFCRISGSSIGYYLKTSTDQSQEMTAVPKTLSEIYSYYFKMALSSDWPEKQRETLRIEQAVNNSKKILGSLGRLAFYGLLKRKYVFYEQDMKTYGIDLSLLQSSLCSRLLLKEEVQSSTAYYFSHLTIQEFLAAIYYYTAAKRAIFDLFTENGMSWPKLGFLNHFKSAVQRSLQAEDGQLDIFVRFLSGLLSPQVNKLLSGWLLAKDEHNSFRSQAISFLQGCLNTDYVISSRTVNTVHCLQEIQHMEIAKSVEEAMKNESLAGMLTPVNCSVLAYLLQVSDVCVEETNLSNCLTYNVCKSLLPQLLFCHNLRLDNNQFKDNVMELLGSVLSVKDCQIQKLSLAENQISNKGAKALARSLMVNRSLMVLDLRSNSIGPSGAKALADALKKNQVLLSLNLQHNVIKEDGATFLAEALLTNHKLTTLHLQKNSIGAQGAKKIAEALKRNCSLKELMLSSNSVGDNGSVALAEALKVNHSLQSLDLQSNSISSAGVAALTVALCSNKGLVNLNLRENSISKEGGPAIARALRTNSTLRRLDLAANLLYDEGGKAIALAMKENRALTSLHLQWNFIQANAATALAQALKSNSSLASLDLQENAIGDEGMAALSAALKVNTTLADLHLQVASVGAAGAQALAEALMVNKSLQILDLRGNSIGVAGAKAMANALKVNRSLRRLNLQENSLGMDGAICIATALKGNHGLTYVNLQGNRIGQSGAKMISDAIRTNAPDCIVEV